The sequence below is a genomic window from Melospiza georgiana isolate bMelGeo1 chromosome 6, bMelGeo1.pri, whole genome shotgun sequence.
AACCAGGTTGATGGGGAGCCTTTAGGGCTGAAAGAGACTGTTTAGAACAACCTACTGTGCTGCTGTCTCTGTATCTTATCATGTGAACAGGGTGATTTCTCCAGAAGGGAGGTCAGTTCTTGTCAAACACTGGCCCAAATCATCCTTGGTGTGTGATCTGCATGTGCCAGAGCTCCTGGCTTCCTCATCCAGTGCAGTGAGCCAGGACTTAGCTGTGCATGgtgcccctgtgtccccagcacctgCTCAGCCCATGCCCATCTCCTCTAAGGTTCAGGAGTTCTGAAAACGATGAGATGTGTCACAGCctcccagctgaggtggggtgcacggcctgggcactgcagctgtgagGGCAGCATTGCCATCCTGGCAGTGGCCCATGTGCTGCCTGTGTCCCTGTTTGCTCTGGCCAGGAGCCTGGGACAGCACAGGTGTCCCCAGATGACTTTGTGCATTGTCACTCTCTGCCTGGACCTCAGCCAGTGCTTCTCCAAGCCATATTATTGACTGTGTATTCCCCCTTGCCCTCTCTGTTCCATCACTGTCTCTCTTCCATCTAAGCCCTTTCCTCTCCTTCATTGCTGTTTATCTGCTGTCAGATTTGATAGGTGTTTTTGAAGAACAAACCTCAATTTTCTGCAAGAAAGATGCTGTTGGTTGTTTTCCTCTGTAATGCACTTTGGGATTGTCTCCTGGTGACTcacaacagcagctgctgcttttctccagaACATGGGAGAGCTTTCCAGAGCTCCCAAGCAGCCGTGTAATCGGAGGTGAACATGCCCACAGTGATAACACATTTTTGAGTAgcttgtgttttaatttttctttttttaaagaagaactCAGTGAGAGGCAGTTTTCAACAGGTAAGCCCCCTGATGTGCCCTGTATCTCTGAATGTCTGACAGGCTCCTCCAGCACTTCTATGAACCTGATCTCTGTCTGAATAACTCACATGGACACAGCTCCATTGTTCTCCAGCCTGATTTCCTCTCAGGTGGTTTGAGAGATGATGTGCATTACTGAGGTGATGTACTGGGAGGAAGTTTGCTGGTGAGCACATTACCTGCTAGCACTTAGCTCAGAGCTGAGAAATGCAGTGAGGTGAGATCTATTTGTTGTTGCTACAGAGAGAAATCCGTGTTGGAGCTCTTTAGCCCTCCTTGCTTGCCATTAAGCTTTGTCTCAGGGGATTATTGCATATCCAGGGGCTATTTTAAGGCTCCAGGAGTAGCTCCAAGGTGTGTTGCTGGAGGATTGGACACGCTGTCCCCGCATGTGATGCTGCGCTGGGCGGGCTCggctgcccctgggcactcccagcgctaatccctgcctgccccaaaTCCCGCCGAGCCTGGAAACCAAAactgctccaggctctgtgaGTGGGGCCGCTTGGGCATAGCTCAAAAAAGCTATAGTGCCCAAGCTGAGAGGGGAAACAAGCACAGCCCGGTATCCTCCCTCCATCCTTCGTGGGGCAGCGCTGTCAGGGTCTCTCCCTGCCTCATCTTCCTCAGTCTTGTTGTTCATGATAAGTTTCCTATACTCTGTTTCCTCCTCTGGGTGAGCCTTGGCCACacagaaatttgcatttttctgtgtCATTCATGGCCCAAACGTCATTACTGGAGCTGGAGAAGTGtggtgccaggcacagctgggctctggaGCTGTTTCCTGCTATTCCCCAGTGCCCTTCTGTGATGGGAGAAAGCTCTGCTGTGACATGTGCTGTTAACCATCTCCTACATATTCTCTGTTTCAGGGGGCCTAAGCACAGCCGTGGGTTATCCACTGGATACAGTGAAGGTACCTGTTGGAGCTTTATTTTTTGACTATAGAACAAAAACACAGAGGCCCTTttgttttccccctctttttcagaaaaatagtCCCATGATAATACTTTATCTGCATGGCATCCCCGTATCTCACTGTATTTAGTTGTGTTTGtctctaaaagaaaaaagaaattaaacgccaatcacttatttttaaaattttaaaagtttaatagtaataaaatggttataaaaatagtaatacaaataataataatttggacaatatgagacaataaagacAAAGAGTTACTGACATTTGGGTACCTTCTTCTGGGCAGCAAAAAGGACACACCTTAACAGAcgattaacccttaaaaacaataccctgttgcatattcatacacctcatacatgatgcataaattccattcaaatacaggattctgtctggtcagtgtcaacttcttcctctgaatcctaacagcatCTTCAAGGCAGGAAGgagttcgtttcttctgataagagggcaataaattctttttctctgaaagatttaggtgtcctgtggctgcaaGTCATCttgctgcaagtcctttctttaaaaaaagtatcctacatagcatcgtttctattttaacattttttataacctaaaactgtatttaacacattacttaagagaattaatacagcattactttctaacttaacacatataatattaattttaatatttgtgaaaagccaatcataaaatacatgcatttttcacatttggTCACATTATTTTATGGTTAATTATCTGGTTTGCTGCTATGgcatttgttgttttatttattttaatattttatctgCATTTTAAAGTTGTCCCTGTATATTCATTCCTAGGTGAGAATTCAGACTGAGAACCACTACAGAGGATTTTGGCACTGTGTTCAGGAAACGTACAGGACAGAAAAGGTGGGTGTctctcagcagcactgcaggtgccttgtttcagagcagcagagctgcctctgtcACTTTGGGGACGATGGGCACCATTGCATGCAAGCATCAGCTGGGAGAGCCCTCAGGGTGAAATTTAGCTTTGCTGATGAGCTGTCAGGTGGGAATTTGTTTTGGCTCAGCAATGCCCAGCCAGTGCTTTTGAGCAGATGCTTTCCCATGCCGCTCACCCTTAAAAGTCGCCTTTGTCCTGTTTCCCACGAGGTCCGGGGCTTTTACAAAGGGGTGACCGCCTCAGCCCTTGCTGTATCAGTGGTTTCCTCAGTTTCCTTTGGCACATACAAGAACTTCCTCGGCGCCCTCTGCAAGCTGCGCTACGGGGCTGCAGATGCCAAGCCGTCCAAGCTGGATGTTTctctggctggagctgctgccggCGCTGCCCGGGTAGGTGAACACCCTTGTGAAAAACGCCAGTCACTtgcttttaacattttaaaagtttaatagtaatgaaatagttataaaaatagtaatgcaATTAGAGTAATAgtaatttggacaaattgaattaggacaatatgagacaataaggacaaagagttacggatgtccgggtacctctttctgggcagcacgatcccaaaaaaggacacccgttaacaaaggattaactcTTAAAAACAATACCctattgcatattcatacacttcatacatgatgcataaactccattcaaacacaggattctgtctggtcaccatcaacttcttcctctgaatcctaacgGCGCCTTCAaagtgggaagaagttcatttcttctgataagagggcaataaattctttttctctgaaagatttaggtgtcctgtggctgctatctggtgtgagtgcctcattcctttcttaaaaaaatcccactaaCATAGTTCTaattttaactacaaaagttaCCTTTTAATTACAAGACTACgtttattattaaaatgttagTACAGCACTACTGATCAATACATCAAAATACATATGGTAAATATCTGCGTAGAGCCATACCATATGCACTTTTCACACCCTGCAGGGAAAGCACAACATGAGATCTTGTTCACAAACACaggcagctggaaaagcagggaaTGTTTTCTCGGTCCGGGAGGCCACAGGGGAGCTGCAACAAGCctggtgggtttgtttttgcaTGGGAGATCATGCTCTGCCCTCGCTGCCCCTTCAGGCCTGCTGGGCAGCCCGTGCTGGATTTGGTTTGCAGCGCCAGGACGCTTAAGAACGTGCCATTAACATGACACAGACCttggcagcaaacacaggacGAGGAAGAGAACACAGCATAGGCAGCAAACTCCCCCAGTGGCTGGAGGGTGTGTTTGTGtaagacagacagacagacagaactTGGAGTGAGAGCATCCAGGATTAAACTCAGGGGGTACCCCTGGGAAGTGATGctgtgtgacagtggtcacaggcgtctttggatgagggaagagacgagaatgttgactccatgtttcagaaggcttgatttattattttatgatatatatattacattataactatattaaacagaatagaaggaaaagtttcatctcagaaggctagcaaagctgagaatagaaaggaaagaatgataacaaaggcagctggctcggacagagagagagcagctctgccgtgagcGGTCactaaatccaaacatccacacgAGATCAATcatggatccacctgttgcattccacagcagcagataaccattgtttagATTTTGTTCCtggagcctctcagcttctcaggaagaaaaaatcctaagaaaggattttcataaaaagatgtctgcgacaatgCTGCATTTCAGACCTGCAGGATCCTCAGGCAGGGCCGAGGCTGGGTCCAGGAGCAGTTTCCCACAGCAGATGAGGGTGAGCATCCACAGGTGCTGTGAATGTGGTGGAGCTCATCCCATCACAGCAATGGCATGCTGGGCAGAAATGTGTGCCTGGCCACAATCCTCTTACAGAGCAGTCCAGATGCTCAGGCTTCTAGGTGCTTCCTGCAGGCAGTGACTCAACATGGCTTAAATTTTTATAGCCTGGATGGTCTTGGTTCAAATACAAATGCAAACAAGAGCCCTGATATGTGCTTCCCTGGCTTCCCTGTGGCTGAGGACATCCCTCTTTCCACACCCATCCAGTTTAGCAAGTAGTTACAGGTATTTAATATCCTGTGTTGAATGTGCCTTGTCTTTCTCTCTGCTCACTcatgtgtcctgctgctgctgggtggaacagcacagacagaggggagaggctggagcttgCTGGAGCTCACAGCCAATGCTATtgcctgagaagctgggagacAAGAATTTACAGGAGGGAGACCAAAGCACTGTTTAACTGTGAGGAGTAAAATGCCATTCTCTGGTGTTGCAGGTTGTGCTGACAAACCCCAGTGAGGTGGCTAAAGTTCGGATGCAGACTCAGAGGGACCCATGCCCTTCCAGCACACATCAGCCTGTTTCCAAGCCAAAGTACCAAGGGTCTCTGCACTGTCTGAAGGTTATCATCAAGGAGGAAGGTTTTGGGGGACTCTACAAGGGCTGTTCTGCATTACTCTGCAGGGAttgctctgcttctgcagtATATTTCCTTTCCTATTCTGTTCTGTGCGACTGGCTCACACCAGATGGGAGAAATAAACCAGGTGGGTGTTGGAAAGCATCTGGCATTACCTGCAAAAATGGCTTATTTAGTCCCACACTAAGAGGGAAACCAGGCTCTGGGCAAACATCACCTAGTACCCATAATACCTCACCCAGATCCTCATGAAGATTTGCTCTGTGTATGCTGGCTTtggccccagccctggtgccagcagcctgcATGTGAGGGCTGCACTGTCCCCACTCGTCCCtaagcagctcctcctcctgcaggagggGTTCTCACCACACACTCTGGTGCCTGGAATGTGGATATGAAATCCTGTTAATGTGAAAACAGGGTAACAAGAAATTAAACATGGACAAAGCTCCTGGGAGCCCTCATGGAGCTCAGACAAGGGTCAGCCCAGAGCTTGAATATGAAGTTTAGGGGGAGAAGGTAAAGACACTTCAGGTTCTTAGTTGTGATTTGGCTCCAAAAAGCAACTATCCACTTTGAGAAAAGATTGAATAGGTAAGATTCACCAAAAGAGCATCTCCCTGAGAATTATAAAAATTCAGTCCATCTGAGGAGGGTGTGAGTGCTCTCAGGCTGTACCTCAGGCTGTACTTCACATGGTGTTCAAAATGTCACGTGCAAAAATTCTCTGAGATCACTGCAAACACACAACTGCAAGAGCTGCACAAAATAACTCCCCAAAAACATAAAGTTACCAAAGTTTGTTGTCAAATCTGAGATGGATGTAGCTGAATGAGGTGCAAGTGAACTGCCCTTCTCCCTTCACTCTCTCCTGCAGGTTTCCTTGTTGTGCTGCTTTCTGGTGGTTTTGCTGGAGTCCTGGCCTGGGGATTTGGTACTCCCATGGATGTCATCAAATCACGCATGCAAGTTGATGAATCAGACCAGCACAAGTACAAAGGCCTGATCCACTGTGTGAGGGAAAGTGTGAGAAAGGAGGGGGCAAAAGTGCTTTTCAAAGGACTGGGTTTAAACTGCATTCGTGCCTTTCCCGTGAACATGGTAGTGTTTGTAACATATGAAGGTGTACTGAGATTTTCAGATCATTATATGAACAAAAAATAGCTTGTTCCACTCTGTCCAaagtgtattttatttatttattttttcgTAAGACAACATCCACAAACAACTGTTGAATTGGTGGACAGCATAAGAAGCATGGACATTTCAGCCCAAAGCTGACAATTGATGGATTTGTTTTATTCTTACAGGATTACAAACTCATCAGGGAGCCTTGGCTTCATACAAAACCTCCCTTTTATCTCATTAAGGTATTTAGactgtggctgctgcttagGCCCTTGAAACATTTGTGAATTTTTATGTCCTAATAATTTGTTTGTCTGAGCAGGGATTTTGGTAaatcaagtaatttttttctactgGCACAGACAATTATCCTCCCAACCAAAGAAAGAGCTGGAGGGAGTTTGTAAAGATTTAACACTCTCCAGCATGTGCTCTTTACATGCTATGCCTGCACTACATTCAGCGAGTGACTCACACATTTGTGCTCCAGGCTGCAACCTCCCCTTCCCAGCAGTAATTTTCCCAAAGCACTCTCCAATTATATTCCCTTGGCAGGAGCTGAAGCAGGAATGtcccttcttttccctgctgctctctatGAGTGGCAGCCATGCTCTGTTTACATAACTGCGCTAATGGtctggctgcagagccaggctggctgtgggatTTTCTCCCTGAAAATCCCTCACACAGCACCATCCCTCTCCCCAGgccatggagcagcagctctccatggCACAGCCTCTCTTGGCACAGCTTTGGAGGCTCTGTTCTCATCCTGGAgcgagggcagggatggatgcaaaGCCTCTCTGCTTGGCAGAGGAAAGGCTGCCATGAAACCCAAGCACTGGCAGGGTTAGGCAAGTTGGAAGAGAGCTGCAAAGTTGTAGAGCATAATCAAGATTCCCAGCTTTTAAAAGTCTATACTCTTCTCCCTTTAAATGGTGCTGTTAGCAGCAGCTAAATGTATTTTGCCAAAGGTGCATTTTTGAAagaatttcagacttttctGTTACTTCTTTCTCATCTTATTACTActtatttttcattactttttcctacttttttcaTGAAAAAGACAATTGAAAAACCAGTGCCTATGCTATTGCTTCAGAAGGAAAATCCCTAAACCCAGAAATGTTAGTTTGCTCATTCTGCCTCACAGGCAACATATATGCTTCTGGTTTGATCCCTGGATGACAACACTTGAAGCATTCTGGATCCAACCTCTCAGATTCTGCTAAAAATGCATTGATTGGAGGGAAAGGGGaatactgtattttaaaaggaattctCATATTTAGGACCCTTCTGGTCAGCAGTCACTCTCACCAGTTGATGACACTGGCTGCAGTTTTGCAGCAGACAGGATATGTCAGCTGCCTTTGACATTCAGAAAGAACTACAAGTTTAAAGAATTCAGGTGCTCCCACACAAGAATAAAGGGAACCTCTTCTACCTCACAGAGACCATTAAAAACTTCACAACTCCTCCTGAAATCTAAGCCTCCAACTGGCCTTTTAAACATGTTCACATCTGTGCAATCATACCAAACAAGCACCTGAATTCTTTCAAGGGTCCATTTAGCTCCTGCAGCTCATCCAAGAGCAGGGTGACGAGACCAGGCTGGTGCACACTGTGTCACGTTAAGGGGAGTGAAATGAAAGGCCCAACACTAAACTGGATTCTCTCCAAAATGCTTAGGGCCTCAGCAAGCTACCACACTGGTGACAGCTTTAAATGTCAGCACAAACTTCCTTTAGTCAGAAGGTCCTTAAAACAGGAGACTTAACCATGTCCTTGAGGTCTGGAATTCCTCTTAAGAGTCTACTACCCTCACCCTTTCTACAAGGGATGCATTTAACTGGGTAGTGATTtacccctgctctgcctggatgTTTGGGACCATACTCCTTTATGCCATGTTATTGTCAGCCAACCTTGTTCTCAGGCATTACACTCTCTGAACTGAGACGGTGAAAGAATGCCTGTAAAACAGACTAAACAACCTTTTATTGTTAGGCAGCACTGATACCATTCATGGTCAGCCCAAGGTTTGAATATTAAACAGCCCATCTTTCCCAGTACACTCAGGCACTCAGATAACTAAAAATGTCTCCTCCTGTGGGTGTAACTGAAATACAGCTGATCCCAAGGGAGAGAAATTACAGAGGGATTGCAAATATGATTTGGAGTAGCTGCAGAAGCCAGTGCAAGGGGCTGAGAACTCTAAGCCTCGGGCTGTTCAGCACCACATATAAGCAGCTCTCATGTGGTCTGAAGGAATGCTACATGAGAGGCAAATTGTATCTCTAGGCAGCTTCTTTCAGGAAGGGAAGGGCTTCACAATCCTGGGAAAAACCATCTTACTTTTCAGGTTGTCTGTGTGACAACCTGAGTAAGAACTCGCTGCTGATACAAACTGCAACAGGTACAGGAACTGTGTGAGTACTGTAAACACAGGCTCATGAATTTAAACCAATTTTTGTTTACTGACAGGACACATATTATGTACTTCACTACACACACCACAACACACCTGGGTGTTCAGCTTCTGGTCTTCAGCACTTgactgctttattttctgctttgtatTATCCTGACCTTTAGCTACTGTAATGATCACAGAACTATTTATTTTGATAAACCAGCTAGCTGAAGGCCAGCCAGCAGAAAGAAGGCACCGCATTTGCTGTGCTGATATTGGGTTTGCTTTGCTATATTGACTGCAGCTTGTCATATAGATAATTTCTTTCAGCAACAAAGTTGGTGGCCTTGAGGCAAAAACTCTTAGAAGTCACACTAGGATCAGGTTCCATGTTGCTGACAGTTCCTGTTTGCTCTGACAATGCTCATGAATATCCAGGCAGGTTTCAGCTTTCCTCTTGGGGATTGTGGAAGCTCTGCGGGAAGCTAATCAGAATCTGTGCTTTTGCACAGAAATGGTGAGCACTGTGTTTCCACTCAAGCACCAGTTCACACCAAAGCCACTGAGGCGTCACTGTAAACAGGTCTCTGGACCTTCCCCCATCCCAGAGCCggctgctgtgcacagggacaTCCAGTCTGGCTTGGGACCAGGTCACCTCTGCACAACTGACCCTTCACTGGATCAGTCTGGGAGCAGTCTGAACCTCCTACCTGCAAGGGGGCTCTAAGGCACCCTGTTCCAATACTTCAAAACAAGAACCAGCTACATCAACAAGGTGACAAATCAACACATAAAAAGGCAGGAAGAGAGGTCAAACCCAAAGCAACAGTAATTtaaggcttaaaaaaaaaagtaaacaaaaatagACTTTTATCTACATTTTTATTACAGTGAGATGGACAAAATGAGCAAATTGAGGAAAATGTAATGAACGATGTCTGGTAACATTTCAGTGTGTTTTTGAAAATTGCCTTATCTTGACCTTTAAAATGACTCCTGGGACATGAACCGTAATTACAGTCGAGTCAGAAATTCATCAAGGCTCCTCTGAGAAACTGAACTATCTCAGAAGCATGTTGTATGAATTCCTCAGAGGACTTGAAAACAGTGGCTCTTCAGTAAACAAATACTTTTCCTATCACCTTCCTGTCTAGAACTTTCAAAACATATTTCAATTGTTGTTGTAAAATAATCCTTCTGCTTATCTAGACTAGAACACAGCACCATTTCTCCTACAGCATATTTCCCTTTGGTgaataacaaaataaattctCAGCTAATGAAATAAATCTAGCAGAACAAATCTGCATATATTTTAAACAATATATTTGCATTATAAGTCTGTAAAAGCACTTTCAAAGTCAATTTAAGGCTTATCTTTTATGTATGGCTAAAGATGACAAAGAGTAGACTGCAAGAACAGGAAGGTCATCCTTAAAGTCCAAAGCAATTAAGACTTAGCTTTTTTATTACTGGATttaagaagctgcttcttccccCTAAGAATTGTTCCActacttctaaaaaaaaaaaaaaaggtttttttactCATTGTTAAGCCCTTGCTGGCACTGAGATGTTTTGCCTGTGGGTTATGAAGACAGTCTCTGGGAAACATTTTCACTAATTCACTGAAGTCAATGGCATTAGATTAGAAATGTCAGCTCACATAAACtgtaaagaaaaagacaaaagctAATAAGCCTTGCTATTTCCAGCACAAGTTTGAAACTCGTGCAATATTCCTAGGTTTTTCTTGCACATCTGCCTTTTCCTTGGCTCCTGGAACAAACATAACCAGGTTAACCCACTTGTGTTATCTATATCAAATAAATCCATCTTTGCTAGACTATACCTGGGCTAGCAATTTTCTATTCTATGCAAGGCAGATCTAACAGTCAGCACTGTTCAGATCAAAACAAATAACTAataatttggatttttcttCCAGGAATCATAGTGAAGACACTGAAGTTCTTTTGAAGAAAGGAGATAATTAAATATTACATGAGGTATTTTAACAAAGTGTATTTTCTCACTGGAATACATCCTAAAATAAATATCCCTAGTTTAAACCTCCTGGTGCAGTGAAAGAGAACAGAGTACTAAAAGCATCCCTGTGTCCAGTGTGAGTTAAATTTTCACATCATGATTTAACACTTGTTATTTATTCTTAGAAActaatatttgcatttctatACTATCTTCCACCTGAGAATATCAAGGACCTGACAGCTTCCTGATGATCTTCTCTTTCCAGAGGCACTCAGATCAGGTAAAAAGGTCCAGAAAAAAAGTACAGTGAGATTTCTGCATCTTGGCCAATGTCAAAGAGGAAGGTGACAGCAAGACAAGTCTGATATTCCTTCCCCAGTGTTCAACTCACAGATGTCCACTCTTTCTGCACTGATCCCACTTTGTAACATTCACCACTTTTTTGTGTGCAGCATGTTCTCAGCAGCCCAAGAAGACATACAATCTAGTAAACCAAGGTACAGAGTACAAAAGAAAATGGAGCTACTATTTATTACTTTGAGATATGACCTCTTTCCAACATATTTAAAGCAATTTCCAAGTTAGTCTTTATCATCAatggaaattttatttatattttcaacatgaaatacattaaaatacaATGCTGGGCTGACACACATGCTTTCCTGCGAGAGGGATCAATTCTGTTTTGCatattctgattttaaataGTTCCAAGTCctattttaaactttttctgTACTCTGCTGTTCATGATAATTTACTCATTATTTATAAAGCACCAGTTACAGGCTGTACATAACTAGGGAGTGATGACACACAACAGAAGACAACATTTACTTGGCTGTGGACTAGGAAGTGCTAAGTTACATATACATTTCTTCAAAATTCAAAAGCCAGCTTCCGTGGAGTCA
It includes:
- the SLC25A47 gene encoding solute carrier family 25 member 47 produces the protein MDFIAGAIGGGLSTAVGYPLDTVKVRIQTENHYRGFWHCVQETYRTEKVRGFYKGVTASALAVSVVSSVSFGTYKNFLGALCKLRYGAADAKPSKLDVSLAGAAAGAARVVLTNPSEVAKVRMQTQRDPCPSSTHQPVSKPKYQGSLHCLKVIIKEEGFGGLYKGCSALLCRDCSASAVYFLSYSVLCDWLTPDGRNKPGFLVVLLSGGFAGVLAWGFGTPMDVIKSRMQVDESDQHKYKGLIHCVRESVRKEGAKVLFKGLGLNCIRAFPVNMVVFVTYEGVLRFSDHYMNKK